A single genomic interval of Granulicella tundricola MP5ACTX9 harbors:
- a CDS encoding NirA family protein, which translates to MPANGPLANPQNALTAPMLESAGDETFSVEQKQYLEGFFAGVIQRMPFVGHTAAGQITAEPTAGTQNLAATFHGTLVEDLCREELWKYERNPLDAWDELLSHSKENMAPNPENTYRFKFHGFFYVSPAQDSFMLRLRVPGAVLTSRQMRGLAEMADEWGAGRCDLTTRSNVQIRDFQPKHLVPVLNKIAALGMSSRGSGADNIRNITASPLSGIDPRSLLDVRPHADALAQYILNSRDLFGLPRKFNVAFDDGGTISAVADTNDIGFQAVRVSEGQSLPAGVYFRVLLCGITGHRQFATDAGVILKPHEAVAVAAAMIRVFAENGDRTDRKKARLKYLVDRWGMERFLEEAEKLLAFPLLRLPLADCEARGPIERAGHIGTHAQVQPGLSYIGVSVPVGRLPVDQMRAVAGIAEEFGTGEIRLTVWQNLILPNIPEARLPAAQAALTAAGLKFTAGPVLSGTVACTGNQGCRYAASDTKTHAVALARTLDERFPQLTQPINLHVTGCNNSCAQHYIGDIGLMGTKVEGEEGYVVSLGGGSDADQGIAREFIAAIKFADLPPVMELLLGSFVDLRSDENETFLAFTRRHSIEELRAFAQVEAE; encoded by the coding sequence ATGCCTGCCAATGGCCCGCTTGCCAACCCTCAAAACGCACTTACCGCTCCCATGCTCGAAAGCGCGGGCGACGAAACCTTCTCGGTTGAGCAGAAGCAGTACCTCGAAGGCTTTTTCGCGGGGGTGATCCAGCGCATGCCTTTTGTGGGCCATACCGCAGCCGGCCAGATTACCGCTGAACCCACAGCCGGCACCCAGAACCTGGCAGCCACCTTCCACGGCACACTTGTCGAGGACCTGTGCCGCGAAGAGCTTTGGAAGTACGAGCGCAACCCGCTCGACGCGTGGGATGAGCTGCTCTCTCACAGCAAGGAAAATATGGCACCGAACCCGGAGAACACCTACCGGTTCAAGTTCCACGGCTTCTTCTACGTTTCGCCGGCACAGGACTCGTTCATGCTGCGGCTGCGGGTCCCGGGAGCAGTTTTGACCTCGCGTCAGATGCGTGGACTCGCGGAGATGGCTGACGAATGGGGCGCCGGACGTTGCGATCTCACCACGCGTTCGAACGTCCAGATTCGTGATTTCCAGCCGAAGCATCTTGTTCCGGTGCTCAACAAGATCGCGGCGCTCGGCATGAGTTCGCGCGGGTCTGGCGCGGACAATATTCGCAATATCACCGCGTCTCCGCTCAGCGGGATCGACCCCCGTTCGCTGCTGGACGTGAGGCCGCACGCCGATGCCCTGGCCCAGTACATTCTCAACTCACGCGATCTCTTCGGCCTTCCGCGCAAGTTCAACGTGGCGTTCGACGATGGGGGTACTATCTCGGCCGTGGCCGATACCAACGATATCGGCTTCCAGGCTGTGCGGGTTTCTGAGGGCCAGAGCCTGCCCGCCGGGGTGTACTTCCGGGTGCTGCTGTGCGGCATCACCGGTCACCGCCAGTTTGCGACCGACGCGGGCGTCATCCTGAAGCCGCACGAGGCCGTGGCGGTGGCCGCAGCCATGATCCGCGTCTTCGCGGAAAACGGTGACCGCACCGATCGCAAGAAAGCGCGACTCAAGTACCTCGTCGACCGCTGGGGCATGGAGAGGTTCCTGGAAGAAGCCGAGAAGCTTCTCGCGTTTCCTCTTCTCCGGCTGCCGCTGGCAGATTGCGAAGCGCGCGGCCCCATCGAGCGCGCGGGCCATATCGGCACGCACGCGCAGGTGCAACCCGGCCTCTCATACATCGGGGTCTCGGTTCCCGTGGGCCGCCTGCCCGTGGACCAGATGCGGGCCGTGGCCGGCATCGCGGAGGAGTTCGGAACGGGTGAGATCAGGCTGACGGTCTGGCAGAACCTGATCCTGCCGAACATTCCTGAAGCCAGGCTTCCCGCAGCGCAGGCCGCGCTGACTGCTGCCGGACTGAAGTTTACGGCCGGCCCGGTGCTTTCTGGGACCGTCGCGTGCACTGGGAATCAGGGCTGCCGCTACGCTGCCAGCGATACCAAGACCCACGCGGTTGCACTTGCACGCACGCTCGACGAGCGCTTCCCCCAGCTCACCCAGCCAATCAACCTGCACGTTACGGGCTGCAATAACTCTTGCGCGCAGCACTACATCGGCGACATCGGGCTCATGGGTACAAAGGTCGAAGGCGAGGAGGGCTATGTCGTCTCGCTCGGTGGTGGTAGCGACGCCGACCAGGGCATCGCGCGGGAGTTTATTGCAGCGATCAAGTTTGCCGATCTACCGCCTGTGATGGAGCTGCTACTGGGCAGCTTCGTGGACCTCCGCAGCGACGAAAACGAAACATTCCTCGCCTTCACCCGCCGGCATTCGATTGAAGAACTCCGTGCCTTTGCGCAGGTGGAGGCAGAATGA
- a CDS encoding alginate export family protein, translated as MTRFPARTALLALSALSLSMHLAAQDAPLLLAAATEPAVSSSNGPELQNGPTPQTATSPQPATNKLPSGFLGSPIATGTVKRTYPVSISFLSRNRADALNYYDDGVYTSTYPYVEHLLRIAIAQKVGKFDWQAELAENTVFDVPTTAVDPVAARGQLFLGGTYYASNGPLNTTPSAASFKQGWLRYHGKGPDTTLRLGRFEFFEGQETTPKDPTLLWLQTNRVAQRLVGNFGFSNGQRSFDGIDGHYGKGTWDITAMAGRAIQGVFNMNSNPELNVDIQYLAYTRRQFKDRLIFRVFGLDYHDARTGLTKTDNRTAAARALDHRNIRIGSYGADLLGTLPTGPGAFDGLFWGVVQNGQWGVQNQHSGAYAVEGGYRFTKVASKPWIRGGAFRSTGDNNNTDDQHNTFFAVLPTPRVYARFPFYNSINSKDQFIQIMDSPSKRWDLRSDMHFLQLTSSTDFLYNGGGAYDNKVFGVTGRTANGHNSLASIFDISSDYAVTPSLSLNTYYAHSYGRTVISALYAGKQANYGYLELIYKFGIKQRAAKAVK; from the coding sequence ATGACTCGCTTTCCTGCCCGTACCGCTCTCCTTGCCTTGTCCGCTCTCTCCCTCTCCATGCATCTCGCCGCACAGGACGCGCCGTTATTGCTTGCAGCGGCGACCGAGCCGGCAGTCTCCAGCTCCAATGGACCCGAGTTGCAGAACGGCCCCACGCCGCAGACGGCCACCTCGCCCCAGCCTGCCACCAACAAACTCCCGTCTGGATTTCTGGGTTCGCCCATCGCAACCGGAACCGTCAAGCGCACCTATCCCGTCAGCATCTCGTTCCTCAGTCGCAACCGCGCCGACGCCCTCAACTACTACGACGACGGCGTATACACCAGCACGTACCCATACGTCGAGCACTTGCTACGTATCGCCATCGCCCAGAAGGTCGGCAAGTTTGACTGGCAGGCGGAGTTGGCCGAAAACACCGTCTTCGACGTTCCCACGACCGCCGTCGACCCGGTAGCGGCACGTGGGCAGCTCTTTCTGGGAGGCACGTACTACGCCTCCAATGGCCCTCTGAACACCACACCGTCGGCCGCCTCGTTCAAACAGGGCTGGCTGCGCTACCACGGCAAGGGGCCGGACACGACCCTTCGTCTCGGCCGCTTTGAATTCTTTGAAGGTCAGGAGACGACTCCCAAAGACCCAACCCTGCTTTGGCTGCAAACCAACCGCGTCGCGCAGCGCCTGGTCGGTAACTTCGGCTTTTCGAACGGCCAGCGCTCCTTCGACGGCATCGACGGCCACTACGGCAAAGGAACCTGGGACATCACCGCCATGGCTGGCCGCGCCATCCAGGGCGTCTTCAACATGAACTCCAACCCTGAGCTCAACGTCGACATTCAATACCTCGCCTATACCAGGCGCCAGTTCAAGGATCGCCTGATCTTCCGCGTCTTCGGCCTGGACTACCACGACGCCCGCACCGGCCTGACCAAGACCGACAACCGGACCGCCGCCGCCCGTGCGCTGGACCACAGGAACATCCGCATCGGCAGCTATGGCGCAGACCTGCTCGGCACCCTGCCCACCGGTCCAGGCGCATTCGACGGGCTCTTCTGGGGTGTCGTCCAGAACGGTCAGTGGGGCGTCCAGAACCAGCACTCCGGCGCCTACGCCGTCGAAGGCGGATACCGCTTTACCAAAGTCGCAAGCAAGCCCTGGATTCGCGGCGGAGCCTTTCGCTCCACCGGCGACAACAACAACACCGACGACCAGCACAACACCTTCTTCGCCGTGCTGCCGACGCCGCGCGTCTACGCCCGCTTTCCCTTCTACAACTCCATCAACAGCAAGGATCAGTTCATTCAGATCATGGACAGCCCCAGCAAACGTTGGGATCTCCGCAGCGACATGCACTTCCTGCAGCTCACCTCCAGCACCGACTTTCTCTACAACGGCGGCGGCGCGTACGACAACAAGGTCTTCGGCGTCACCGGCCGCACCGCCAACGGGCACAATAGCCTCGCGTCCATCTTCGATATCAGCTCGGACTATGCCGTCACCCCGTCGCTCAGCCTGAACACCTACTACGCCCATTCCTACGGCCGCACCGTCATCAGCGCGCTCTATGCGGGCAAACAGGCAAACTACGGATACCTTGAACTCATTTACAAGTTCGGCATTAAGCAGCGTGCCGCAAAAGCGGTGAAATAA
- a CDS encoding uroporphyrinogen-III synthase yields MRCLKPGAAESTPAVGTTDGVLMAHASFDGLRVLSLESRRAKEVEKLIRTYGGQPFVVPFMREVKLESNHAALDFADRLMRGELDVVIFMTGVGVRALLEIVETRYSRTEFLEALGRIKIVTRGSKPEAALRELKLRSVATASEPTTWHELMSAMHAYFGDSLKDQRIALQEYGASNPELLAELTECSASVFKVPVYQWALPHDLKPLRECVHGLTHASVDVVLFTTAVQVIHLMLIAQEMNQVAEMLAGLRSVVVVSVGPTTTAELLHYGIPPDFEPSRPKMGFLINEAAQYSAQVLQGKRQRASLPPEEEFEPAPAPGEPLTHVAQSRHAVRRVAESTPTMAGFSDGLSSFDFLHEISRRLAASDPLHTVLDRILEFVTTMIPCDSCFLYTLEGEKLVLRASRNPHADIVDSLGIKLGQGITGWVAEHREPVAIASRASEDPRFSKFKNIPEDTFEAMLCTPIVCATRVIGVINLQHRLSYSHSSVEVRLLSLIGYLVGAEIERARLDTENLQLADRLETRKAIDRAKGLLQRDLSISESDAYRMMQRESRQRRKTMREIAEALLLNEEMKRSTSVA; encoded by the coding sequence GTGCGCTGCTTGAAGCCCGGAGCAGCCGAGTCGACCCCAGCAGTGGGGACTACGGATGGAGTCTTGATGGCGCACGCAAGCTTTGACGGTCTGCGGGTTCTTTCACTCGAATCCAGACGGGCCAAAGAGGTAGAGAAGCTCATCCGCACCTATGGCGGACAGCCCTTCGTCGTGCCTTTCATGCGAGAGGTGAAGCTCGAATCGAACCATGCCGCGCTGGACTTTGCGGACCGCCTCATGCGCGGCGAACTCGATGTCGTCATCTTTATGACCGGTGTTGGAGTTCGGGCTCTGCTGGAAATTGTCGAGACACGCTATTCTCGAACGGAATTTCTCGAAGCCTTGGGAAGAATAAAAATTGTGACGCGAGGCTCGAAACCAGAAGCCGCATTACGCGAACTAAAGCTCCGCTCGGTCGCAACCGCGTCCGAGCCCACAACCTGGCATGAGCTCATGTCCGCCATGCACGCCTACTTTGGCGACTCGCTCAAGGACCAACGCATTGCCCTGCAGGAGTACGGAGCGTCCAACCCGGAACTCCTCGCGGAATTGACCGAGTGCAGCGCCTCCGTCTTCAAGGTGCCGGTGTATCAATGGGCGCTGCCGCACGATCTCAAACCACTGCGCGAGTGCGTCCACGGCCTCACCCACGCCAGTGTGGATGTTGTGCTCTTTACGACCGCAGTCCAGGTCATCCACCTCATGCTGATCGCGCAGGAGATGAACCAGGTCGCCGAGATGCTCGCTGGTCTACGTTCCGTCGTGGTGGTCTCGGTAGGCCCCACGACAACCGCCGAGCTCCTGCATTACGGCATTCCCCCGGACTTCGAGCCCTCTCGCCCCAAAATGGGCTTCCTCATCAACGAGGCCGCGCAGTACTCCGCCCAGGTGCTGCAGGGCAAACGCCAGCGAGCGTCGCTGCCGCCCGAAGAGGAGTTTGAGCCGGCCCCTGCCCCCGGCGAACCACTCACCCATGTCGCCCAATCCCGCCATGCAGTCCGCCGCGTAGCCGAGTCGACTCCCACCATGGCCGGCTTCAGCGACGGCCTCAGCTCCTTTGACTTCCTGCATGAGATATCCCGCCGCCTCGCCGCCTCCGACCCCCTCCACACCGTGCTCGACCGCATCCTCGAGTTCGTCACCACGATGATTCCCTGCGACTCCTGTTTCCTCTACACCCTCGAAGGAGAGAAGCTGGTTCTCCGTGCTTCCAGAAACCCTCACGCAGATATCGTCGACTCGCTCGGCATCAAGCTGGGGCAGGGGATCACGGGCTGGGTCGCCGAACACCGCGAGCCAGTCGCAATCGCCTCCAGAGCCTCGGAAGATCCGCGCTTTTCGAAATTCAAGAACATTCCGGAGGACACCTTCGAGGCCATGCTATGTACGCCCATCGTCTGCGCGACCAGGGTCATCGGCGTCATCAACCTGCAGCATCGCCTGTCCTACAGTCACAGCAGTGTGGAAGTCCGGTTGCTCTCCCTGATCGGCTATCTTGTAGGCGCTGAAATTGAACGCGCCCGGCTGGACACCGAAAACCTGCAATTGGCTGATCGGCTTGAGACGCGGAAAGCGATTGACCGCGCCAAGGGATTGCTGCAAAGGGACCTGAGCATCTCTGAAAGCGACGCATACCGCATGATGCAGCGCGAAAGTCGACAGAGAAGGAAGACCATGCGTGAAATAGCCGAGGCTCTTCTGCTAAACGAAGAGATGAAGCGCTCCACATCGGTCGCTTAG